The DNA region CGCGTTCACACTCGTGCGCTACAGATAAGGGATGTGAGCAGCGCGAAGACGAGTGAAGAGGCCAGGTGGCTCGGTATGGTCGCCGCCACCGCCGGAGTCGCCGGCGCGATCGGCGTGGTCGGGGCGGCGGCCGGTGCCGGGTTCGTGACGTTGCTGAAGAGACAGGCGGCGCACGCGCGCGACGTGATCGGCAAGCCTCTCGGCGAGGAGGCGATCGACGCCGACAAGGTCTACAAGAAGACCTACGGAGGTACGCCGGTCGAGCTCCTGATCCTCGGCGACTCGATCGCCGCCGGGCTGGGCGCGGAGACCAGGGGCGGCACCCTCGGCGCCCGGCTGGCCAAGGGCACGGCCAAGGCGCTGCAGCGGCCGGTGCGGCTGCGTACGGCCGCGGTGGTCGGGGCCGAGACCTCGATGGTCCCGGCCCAGCTCGAGTCGCTGCCGGAGCGCTACCGGCCCGACGTCGCGGTGGTCATCGTGGGCGGGAACGACGTCACGCACCGGGTGCCGCAGAAGGACTCCACCCGCGTGCTCGGTGAGGTCATCGACGCGTTGCGCGAGCGCGGCGCCGAGGTGGTCGTCGGAACCTGCCCGGACGTCGGTGCGGTGCGGCCGCTGCCGCAGCCGCTGCGCTCGCTTGGCCGCAGGATCGCCAAGCAGCTGGCCGACGGCCAGCGTGAGACCGCGCTGGCTCGGGGTGCCCACGTCGTCTCGCTCTCCGACGTCGTCGGCCCGTTCTTCATCACGAACCCCGACGAGATGTTCGCCATCGACCACTTCCACCCCAGCGCGATGGGCTACAAGCGCACCGCCAAGGCGATGCTGCCCTCCGTCCTGGCCGCCCTCGGCCAGCTCGAGCGGGTCCCGTTCGGCCACCACCTCCCCGAGCTCCCGCCCGAGGCGGAAGAGCCGCCTGCCCCGGACGACCCGGACCGGCAGCCCTGACCCGGCGCGTCAGTCCCGAAAAATCGCGCCGAGTCGGCGCAACTGTCCCAAGCAGCTGGGACAGTTGCGCCGACTCGGCGTGTGGTGGCGGGACAGTTGCGCCGACTCGGCGTGTGGTGGCGGGACAGTTGCGCCAGCTCGGGCTACTCGGGGTCGGCCTCGTCGGCACGCTTGCCGCCGGTGCTGAGCAGGTCGGCGGTGAGGCCGGTGGCGGCGCGGTAGTCGACGGTCCCCGCCGGCGTACGCGGCACCGACTCGACCAGCAGGACGAGCTTGGGCTCGTGAGAGTCCCCGAGCACCGATCGGGCGTGCTTGCGCAGGTCGGCGGCGGCGATCTCGGAGCCCGGGGTCAGCTGCACCAGCGCCGCGACCTGCTGGCCCCAGCGCGGGTGGGGCATGCCGAAGACGGCGGCGTCGACGACGTCGTCGTGGGCGAGGAGCACGCCCTCGATCGTCTCCGGGTGGATCTCGAGATCACCGGTCCGCACCAAAGTCGCGGCCCGGCCGAGCAGGGTGATCGAGCCGTCCTCCTCGCGACGGGCGAGGTCGCCGGGGAAGGTCCAGCGCCGGTTGTCGATCAGCTTGATCGCGGTGGCGGAGCGGGCGTTGTCCTTGTAGTAGCCGAGCGCGGCCGGGCCGGAGCGGGCCAGCAGCCCCTCGACGCCGGGAGCCGCCGGGGTGAGGTCGGGGTTGAAGACCTCCACCTCCGGGCCCACCATGAACCGCGCCTCACCGGGCGCGAGCGGCGAGCCGTCGTCGGCGCGGGAGCCGGTGACGCCGGTCTCCAGGGTGCCGTAGGAGTCGACGATGACGCGGCGGGCGAACGCGTTGCGCAGGACGGCGAGGACGCCGTCGGAGAGCGGTGCCGCGGTGTTGGAGACGCCCGCCAGCGAGTGCAGCGGCCAGCGCTTCTTGCCGACGAGGCGGGCGGCGGCCACCGGACGCGCCTGGGCGTCACCGAGGAGGGTGATCGCGGTGGCACCAGACTTCTCGGCGAGGTCGAGGAACGCCTCGGCCGAGAACGACTCGGAGGTGTCGAGCACCGCGGTGCCACCGGCGACCAGCGCCCGCAGGAGCAGCAGCTGGCTCTGGCCGTGCAGCAGCGGTCCACCGGCGAGCAGGACGACGCCCGAGTCGCGGGCGGCCGCCTCCGCGGCGAGCCCCTCGACCGACGGGATCGGCGCGTTGCGGCGGACGGTGTTCAGCGCCGCCCAGATCAGGTCCTCCTGGCGCCAGACCGCACCCTTCGGGGTGCCGGTGGTGCCGGTGGTGAAGATGATGTGCCAGTCGCCGGGCGTACGCCCGACCGTCGGCCGCTCCTTGGACGCCGCGGCGACCTTGGCGTCGTAGTCCGGGCCGAGGACGACCCGGTGGTCCAGCTTCAGCTCGAGCTCGTCGAGGTCGTCGGTGAACTCGGGGGAGACGATGGCCGCGACGCAGTCGGTGGCGGCGTACGTCCTGGCGAGCTCGTCACGCCGGTAGGCGTGGTTGATGTTGACCGGGATCGTGCGGGCCTTGAGGCACCCGTAGAGGGCGTCGACCCATTCGATCCGGTTGGTCGCGTGGACGGCGACCTGGGCACCCGGCTCGAGGCCGACGCTCAGCAGGTGGTTGGCCAGGCGCGTGGCACGCTCGTCGATCTCGGCGTACGTGTAGGCGCGCTCGGTGGTGATGACTGCGGTGCGGTCGGGGATCGCATCGGCCATCGCTTCCAGGATGTCGGGCAGTGTGAGGGGGATCACGGCGGACACAGGGCGTATGTGCCTTCCAGTTGATAGAGGGCCGTACGGCACCGAACCGTACGTCGGATCAGCCGGTCGTCACGTACGCGCCTCGAGCAGCTCGGTAGCGACCGTAGCGCTCGCACGATAGTCCACCTTGCTCACGGGCGTGCGGGGGACTCGCTCCACGAGCAGGATGTCCTTGGGCACCTTGTAGGCCGAGATCAGGCTGCGGCAGTGCTCCCGGAGCGCGTCGATCGAGGTCGCGGCGCCCTCGCGGAGCTGCACGAGAGCGGTGACCTGCTGGCCCCAGCGCTCGTGCGGCGTGCCGACGACCGCGGTGTCGAAGACGTCCGGGTGACGCAGCAGGACCGCCTCGACCTCCTCGGGGAAGACCTTCTCGCCGCCGGTGTTGATGCAGCCCGAGCCGCGCCCCAGGACGGTGATCGAGCCGTCCTCCTCGCGCCGTGCGAAGTCGCCCGGGATCGACCAGCGCTGCCCGTCGACCTCCTTGAAGGTCGCCGCGGTCTTGACCGGGTCGTTGTAGTAGCCCAGCGGGATCGAGCCGGTGCGGGCGAGCATCCCGGTCTCGCCCGGCGCGCACGGCTTCAGCTCGGTGTCGAAGACCTGCACGTCCATCCCGACCTGGAACTTCGGCGCGGCCTGCGCGCCGTCCTTGCCCTCGTCGACCTGCATGCCGGTCGCCCCGGACTCCGAGGCGCCGTAGGAGTCGAGGATGTAGCGGCCCGGCAGCGCCTCCCGGAGCTGGGCGCGGACGCCTGCGGAGAGCGGTGCGGCGCCGTTCGAGACGGCGAACAGGCTGCTCAGGTCCCACCGCTCCGGCTCGCGCAGGATCGCCTCGGCGACCGGCCGGCCCATCGCGTCACCGAGGAAGGTGAGCGAGTTGACCCCGGCGGCCTGGACGAGGTCGAGGATCGTCTCGGCCGACCAGGCCGGCTCGGTGTAGAGCGAGACCGTGCAGCCGGCGACATGGCCGTTGCCCATGATCCACTGGCTGCCGCCGTGCATCATCGGGCCGCAGGCCAGCAGCACCATCGGCGTCTCCTGCGCGGCGGCCTCCTCGGCGAGCTGCTCGACGGTGTCGAAGGGCGCTCCAAACCGGCTCGCGTTCAGTGCGGCCCGGATGATGTCCTCCTGGCGCCACACGACGCCCTTCGGCATCCCGGTGGTGCCGCCGGTGTAGATGACGTAGCGGTCGTCGGGGCTGCGCTCGATGTCCGGGCGCTCCTTGGACGCGGCGGCGACCGCGGCGTCGTACTCCTCGCCCAGCACCAGCGTCGGGATCCCGAGCCCGAGCGCGGCGACCGCCTCGACGTGCTCGGGTCCGATGATCGCCATCACCGCGTCGGAGTTGCGGTAGAGGTGGTCGAGCTCGTCGTGGAGGTACTTGTGGTTGATGTTGATCGGCACGGCCCGCGCCTTCATGCACCCGTAGAAGGCGTCGACCCACTCGATCCGGTTGCGGGAGTGGACGGCGACGTGGTCGCCCGGCTCGATGCCCTGCGCGATGAGGTGGTTGGCCAGCCGGCTCGCGCGCTCGTCGATCTCGGCGAAGCTGTAGGCGTGTTCCATCGTGAACACGGCGGTGCGGTCGGGGACGGCGTCGGCCATCGCCTCGATGATGTCCGGAAGAGTGATCGGGGTCACAGCACCGAGTGTGGCAACTAGAACGTGTTCTCGTCTACCGGTCGGGATGCAAAACCTTGCAGGGCGTCCCGTCGTCGGGCGAGATCGGCCTGCTCCGGGCCGTGCGCGCAGAGCGCGATCGCCTCCTCGTAGGCCTCGATCGCGTCCCGGTCGCGCCCCGACCGCTCCAGCAGCTGCGCACGTACGGCAGGCAGCCGGTGCCCCGGCAGGGCGACCGAGTCCAGCTCCTTCAGTCCGGCCTCGGCGCCGGAGACCTCGGCCACCGCGACGGCCCGGTTGAGACGTACGACCGGGGTGTCGCGCAGCGTGAGCAGCTCGTCGTAGCGCTCGACGATGCGGTCCCACGCGGTCGCCTCGGAGCTGGGCGCGACCGCGTGCTCCGCGGCGATCAGCGCCTGGAGCAGATAGGGTGCCGGTGCTGCATGGGCGAGCGGGGTGAGGATCGCGAGCGCCTCGGCGATCTCCTCCAGGCGCCAGGCCGTCCGGTCCTGGTCGGGGAGCAGCACCAGGCCCCCGTCGGCCCCGAGCCGCGCGTCCCGGCGCGAGTGCTGCAGGAGCATCAGGGCGAGCAGAGCGTCGACCTCCGGGTCCGGCGCCGGGAGCACCGCCCGCAGCACGCGGACCAGCCGGATCGCCTCGCCGGCCAGGTCGCTGCGTACGACGTCGGGGCCGGTGCCGGGCGCATAGCCCGCCGTGAACGCGAGATAGGCGACCTCGGCGACGATGCCGACCCGTTCCCGCAGGTCGGCGAGGTCCGTGGGCACCTCGAAGGAGGCGCCCGCGAGCCGCTTGCGCGCCCGGGTCAGCCGCGCCGCCATGGTCGCCTTCGACTGGAGGAACAGCCGCCCGATGTCCTCGGTGGAGACGCCGAGGACCAGCCGGAGGGTCAGTGCCGCGGCCGCCTCACGGGACAGCGTCGGGTGGGCGCAGAGCAGCACCAGCCGCAGCCGCTCGTCGGTGACCGCTTCGCCACCGGCCTCGGCCGGCACCGTGGCCATCACCTGCTGGGCCTCCTGGGTGAGCCCGGCGTCGACCACGAGCAACGGCATCTTGCGAGCCAGCACCTCCTCCGAGCGCATCCGGTCGACGATCCGCCGGCGAGCGGTCGTGAGCAGCCAGGCGGGGCCGTTGTCCGGCTCGCCGTCGGCCGGCCAGCGCGCGGCGGCGGCTTCGAAGGCGTCGGCGAGGCCTTCCTCGGCCAGG from Nocardioides luteus includes:
- a CDS encoding AMP-binding protein; this translates as MIPLTLPDILEAMADAIPDRTAVITTERAYTYAEIDERATRLANHLLSVGLEPGAQVAVHATNRIEWVDALYGCLKARTIPVNINHAYRRDELARTYAATDCVAAIVSPEFTDDLDELELKLDHRVVLGPDYDAKVAAASKERPTVGRTPGDWHIIFTTGTTGTPKGAVWRQEDLIWAALNTVRRNAPIPSVEGLAAEAAARDSGVVLLAGGPLLHGQSQLLLLRALVAGGTAVLDTSESFSAEAFLDLAEKSGATAITLLGDAQARPVAAARLVGKKRWPLHSLAGVSNTAAPLSDGVLAVLRNAFARRVIVDSYGTLETGVTGSRADDGSPLAPGEARFMVGPEVEVFNPDLTPAAPGVEGLLARSGPAALGYYKDNARSATAIKLIDNRRWTFPGDLARREEDGSITLLGRAATLVRTGDLEIHPETIEGVLLAHDDVVDAAVFGMPHPRWGQQVAALVQLTPGSEIAAADLRKHARSVLGDSHEPKLVLLVESVPRTPAGTVDYRAATGLTADLLSTGGKRADEADPE
- a CDS encoding AMP-binding protein, whose amino-acid sequence is MTPITLPDIIEAMADAVPDRTAVFTMEHAYSFAEIDERASRLANHLIAQGIEPGDHVAVHSRNRIEWVDAFYGCMKARAVPININHKYLHDELDHLYRNSDAVMAIIGPEHVEAVAALGLGIPTLVLGEEYDAAVAAASKERPDIERSPDDRYVIYTGGTTGMPKGVVWRQEDIIRAALNASRFGAPFDTVEQLAEEAAAQETPMVLLACGPMMHGGSQWIMGNGHVAGCTVSLYTEPAWSAETILDLVQAAGVNSLTFLGDAMGRPVAEAILREPERWDLSSLFAVSNGAAPLSAGVRAQLREALPGRYILDSYGASESGATGMQVDEGKDGAQAAPKFQVGMDVQVFDTELKPCAPGETGMLARTGSIPLGYYNDPVKTAATFKEVDGQRWSIPGDFARREEDGSITVLGRGSGCINTGGEKVFPEEVEAVLLRHPDVFDTAVVGTPHERWGQQVTALVQLREGAATSIDALREHCRSLISAYKVPKDILLVERVPRTPVSKVDYRASATVATELLEART
- a CDS encoding SGNH/GDSL hydrolase family protein, producing the protein MVAATAGVAGAIGVVGAAAGAGFVTLLKRQAAHARDVIGKPLGEEAIDADKVYKKTYGGTPVELLILGDSIAAGLGAETRGGTLGARLAKGTAKALQRPVRLRTAAVVGAETSMVPAQLESLPERYRPDVAVVIVGGNDVTHRVPQKDSTRVLGEVIDALRERGAEVVVGTCPDVGAVRPLPQPLRSLGRRIAKQLADGQRETALARGAHVVSLSDVVGPFFITNPDEMFAIDHFHPSAMGYKRTAKAMLPSVLAALGQLERVPFGHHLPELPPEAEEPPAPDDPDRQP
- a CDS encoding RNA polymerase sigma factor gives rise to the protein MLETLLRDEWGRLLALLVAQFRRLDLAEEGLADAFEAAAARWPADGEPDNGPAWLLTTARRRIVDRMRSEEVLARKMPLLVVDAGLTQEAQQVMATVPAEAGGEAVTDERLRLVLLCAHPTLSREAAAALTLRLVLGVSTEDIGRLFLQSKATMAARLTRARKRLAGASFEVPTDLADLRERVGIVAEVAYLAFTAGYAPGTGPDVVRSDLAGEAIRLVRVLRAVLPAPDPEVDALLALMLLQHSRRDARLGADGGLVLLPDQDRTAWRLEEIAEALAILTPLAHAAPAPYLLQALIAAEHAVAPSSEATAWDRIVERYDELLTLRDTPVVRLNRAVAVAEVSGAEAGLKELDSVALPGHRLPAVRAQLLERSGRDRDAIEAYEEAIALCAHGPEQADLARRRDALQGFASRPVDENTF